The Toxorhynchites rutilus septentrionalis strain SRP chromosome 3, ASM2978413v1, whole genome shotgun sequence genome includes a region encoding these proteins:
- the LOC129779799 gene encoding uncharacterized protein LOC129779799, which translates to MATKKKLKERLILRKSLESSLDTIEAFTDQCDEETDPNQILVRLDMIDNIFREYNKTQSEIEKLDCGEAPLAKHLIERQKFETRYCTLKGWLMSRKPAETIPPVSTSVITQQIPPSSVSPSFHLRLPKIDLPKFDGYFSRWLGFRDTFKSMVHDVLEIPPVAKLQFLLQSLEDEARKPYETVDIEAANYHLTWEALLKRYDNTRFLKKQLFRALHDLSPIRRENLQDLRMLVDDFQRHVRALAKLGENIYKWDTPLVCMMCYKLDPMTLRAWEEYATTNDQDDYVHCIEFLYQRLRILQTVSSEIQHRSQVTTVKPTEFSQFPRRYPPPKAIANVAAPNTNTNINFPTCIACPESHYLYQCPTFQTIPVSQRIELVSKKGLCWNCFKTSHVARSYDSKYSCRHCHERHHTLLHQSANPVQPSKMLSSTVLSTQALPAANMADPNRTTHPNNEVSVPVQHHSSNTVFLSTIIFYITDKFGNEHQARALIDSGSQSNLISKKLANQLCLKPEQVNIPISGIGEMTVTVTKSILADIRSRVEYYRSKLEFLVLPKPTVKIPANDVNVSSWNIPETVKLADPFFNISSRIDIILGAENLHEYLRAGRVHLNENCPVLVETVFGWVVTGRWNHTLPYPSSVCHTALTYRKLESVLERFWELESIQPRRLYSNDETSCEELYAATTKRNENGRYIVCLPKTQDTTVRLGESRSIAEKRLFSLERRLERDETVKNAYHQFMDEYFQLGHMHRIDEPVDDFIPHCYLPHHAVFEATSKTTKTRVVFDASCRTSSGFSLNNLLPVGPVVQEDLLAIVMRFRIRPVAIVADIEKMYRQIEVHENDQPLTRILWRKRLSDPISTFELRTVTYGTSAAPFLATRTLVQLAKDEGDRFPLAKQIVLEDFYVDDLISGANDLQTAIHLRRQLTAMLETAELKLRKWASNALEILAEIPETDRGVQPCFELSDEQAVTTLDLVWEPKTDTLRFRINLPLPATILTKRNVLSYIVQVYDPLGLVGPVISTAKQFMQRLWALTTDEGKVFSWDEPLPSKLQREWKEFHTQLKLLSEIRVPRFVSAPFTEHFQLSDASEKSYGTCVYVCTEDKQHNVKIQLLSAKSRVAPLKTHQSIHSFRALCSITLHRIVQ; encoded by the coding sequence ATGGCCACCAAAAAGAAGCTTAAAGAAAGGTTGATATTGCGAAAGTCATTAGAGTCTTCTCTAGACACTATAGAAGCTTTCACCGATCAGTGCGATGAGGAAACTGATCCCAATCAAATCCTCGTGCGGTTGGACATGATCGATAACATTTTTCGTGAGTATAATAAAACCCAaagtgaaattgaaaaattagatTGTGGAGAAGCGCCCCTTGCCAAGCACCTGATAGAACGGCAGAAATTTGAAACACGATATTGTACCCTGAAAGGTTGGTTGATGTCCAGGAAACCAGCAGAAACAATTCCACCAGTAAGCACTTCTGTAATTACTCAGCAAATTCCACCGTCATCAGTTTCACCATCATTCCATCTGCGattgccgaaaatcgaccttccgAAATTTGACGGATATTTTTCACGATGGCTAGGTTTCCGTGATACATTTAAGTCGATGGTGCACGATGTTCTAGAAATTCCTCCAGTCGCGAAGCTGCAGTTCTTATTACAATCACTAGAAGATGAGGCGCGCAAGCCTTACGAGACGGTGGATATCGAAGCAGCCAACTATCACCTAACCTGGGAAGCTCTCCTCAAACGATATGACAATACGCGTTTCCTGAAAAAACAGTTGTTTAGAGCTCTGCATGATCTCAGCCCGATTCGCAGAGAAAACCTCCAAGATCTCCGAATGTTAGTAGATGATTTCCAACGTCACGTAAGAGCTCTGGCGAAGTTAGGTGAGAACATATATAAATGGGATACTCCGCTCGTTTGTATGATGTGTTACAAATTGGATCCCATGACGCTCCGAGCATGGGAAGAATATGCCACAACTAATGATCAAGATGATTACGTACACTGCATCGAATTCCTGTACCAGCGATTGCGTATTCTCCAGACGGTCTCCTCAGAAATCCAGCATCGTTCACAGGTGACCACGGTTAAGCCTACCGAGTTTAGTCAATTTCCGAGAAGATACCCTCCCCCGAAAGCGATTGCAAACGTAGCCGCTCCAAATACGAATACGAATATAAATTTTCCTACTTGTATAGCATGTCCAGAAAGCCATTATCTATATCAGTGTCCGACGTTTCAAACCATTCCCGTAAGTCAACGAATAGAGCTCGTTAGCAAGAAAGGTCTGTGCTGGAACTGTTTTAAAACTTCTCATGTTGCACGCAGTTATGATTCCAAATATAGTTGCCGCCATTGTCATGAGCGCCATCATACGCTACTTCACCAATCCGCTAATCCAGTACAACCATCCAAGATGTTGTCCTCTACAGTCCTATCCACACAAGCATTACCAGCTGCTAATATGGCAGACCCAAATAGAACAACCCATCCGAATAATGAAGTTAGCGTACCAGTTCAGCACCACTCATCCAACACAGTATTTCTATCGAcgattattttttatataaccGACAAATTTGGAAACGAGCATCAAGCAAGAGCGTTAATTGACTCGGGGTCCCAGTCAAATTTAATTTCGAAGAAGTTAGCCAACCAGCTGTGCCTGAAACCAGAACAAGTCAACATTCCAATTTCCGGAATTGGTGAAATGACTGTCACCGTTACCAAGTCAATTCTAGCCGATATTCGTTCTAGAGTAGAATATTATCGATCCAAACTCGAATTTTTAGTTCTTCCAAAACCAACTGTGAAAATCCCAGCAAATGACGTTAACGTTTCCTCGTGGAACATTCCTGAAACAGTCAAATTAGCGGACCCCTTTTTCAATATATCGAGTCGTATTGATATAATATTAGGTGCCGAAAATCTTCATGAATACCTGCGGGCTGGTAGGGTTCATCTCAACGAAAATTGTCCTGTTCTAGTCGAAACAGTTTTTGGCTGGGTTGTGACAGGTCGCTGGAACCACACGTTGCCATACCCTTCTTCTGTGTGTCATACCGCATTGACGTACCGCAAATTAGAGTCAGTATTAGAGAGATTTTGGGAATTGGAATCCATTCAACCTCGGCGACTTTATTCCAATGACGAGACATCTTGTGAGGAGCTTTATGCAGCAACTACCAAACGAAATGAGAACGGAAGATATATCGTGTGTTTGCCGAAAACCCAAGACACCACAGTCAGACTTGGTGAATCCCGATCCATCGCAGAAAAACGCCTTTTTAGTTTGGAGCGCCGGCTTGAGAGAGACGAAACAGTGAAAAATGCATACCATCAGTTTATGGATGAGTATTTCCAGCTCGGTCACATGCATCGTATTGATGAACCCGTTGACGATTTCATTCCACACTGCTATCTGCCACACCATGCCGTTTTTGAGGCTACaagcaaaacaacaaaaacaagggTAGTATTTGATGCTTCCTGCCGTACGTCTTCCGGCTTCTCATTAAACAACTTACTCCCTGTCGGTCCAGTGGTACAGGAAGACCTCCTAGCAATTGTGATGCGCTTCCGAATAAGACCGGTTGCGATAGTGGCGGACATCGAGAAGATGTACCGTCAGATTGAAGTACATGAAAATGATCAACCCCTCACTCGCATACTGTGGCGAAAACGTCTTTCTGATCCAATATCCACATTTGAACTAAGAACCGTAACCTACGGTACCTCAGCTGCACCATTTCTCGCCACCCGCACACTCGTTCAACTCGCTAAAGATGAAGGTGACCGTTTTCCGTTGGCAAAGCAGATTGTCCTCGAGGATTTTTATGTCGACGACCTTATAAGCGGAGCGAATGATCTTCAGACTGCAATTCATCTCCGTCGACAACTAACTGCAATGTTAGAAACCGCAGAACTCAAATTAAGGAAGTGGGCCTCGAATGCTCTAGAAATATTAGCCGAAATTCCTGAGACAGATCGTGGCGTTCAGCCATGCTTCGAACTTTCCGATGAACAAGCAGTAACAACACTTGACTTGGTCTGGGAGCCAAAGACAGACACACTACGATTCCGAATCAATTTACCACTTCCTGCGACAATCCTCACGAAGAGAAATGTTCTCTCGTACATTGTACAAGTATACGACCCACTTGGCCTGGTAGGCCCCGTTATATCCACTGCGAAACAATTCATGCAACGTCTTTGGGCATTAACGACCGATGAGGGAAAGGTCTTTTCGTGGGATGAACCGCTCCCATCGAAACTCCAACGTGAATGGAAGGAATTCCATACTCAACTGAAGCTACTGAGTGAAATACGAGTTCCTCGCTTCGTTTCAGCACCATTTACGGAACATTTCCAGCTTTCGGATGCTTCCGAAAAATCGTATGGCACATGTGTATATGTATGTACGGAAGATAAACAACACAACGTAAAAATCCAACTCCTATCTGCGAAGTCCCGCGTTGCTCCATTGAAGACACATCAATCCATCCACTCGTTTAGAGCTCTGTGCAGCATTACTCTCCACAGAATTGTACAGTAA